In Penaeus vannamei isolate JL-2024 chromosome 14, ASM4276789v1, whole genome shotgun sequence, one DNA window encodes the following:
- the LOC113820716 gene encoding uncharacterized protein, producing MPCRFTARMEPTLLHPNMPADLIPQREMNNAMVQEDGYLPPVPLADMKKMQILEKMSESCESHLPHQDGYLRVLDTYEKVLEFILAEEKATGMHFIGHRKEGIFDRLGKDLKAFIGEGRKHIRYCVTGGTKGRGYDPIPVEYTGVPFIEAGTYVMECHMGNDSGLWIKKRYAKRRDMLEKENSQCVVKRRSRTLESKKTGCPAKVHIKRILRLPEFKLEKNTVAAKEKNRAKIMKALKSALENVQFQQEYYVLMPGLECHQYHAADVVAGVMVSKTKDGELHLNQIRNYLENRTYLSSVAPNEKKSIRAAAKTFSIEGSFMYYIGEDGREKRVVLYTPVEKQKAFDEFHVVHKSGEHLDCTQTLLMLKQKYYWMSMSEDVVTMMQMCHICELKKASSTDHRPITIKRYKKAGHSRESTRGRHRKHALARSAVQEKYRMRVKVEIPSTEEDSKNCFQHDLLSVQKQLLYESEDKKHLNCRAKQHDKGSLQTLYTFQEALHYIREEEKATGMHYIGHRKEGVFDKDGHDLKAFVREGRKHIRYCITLGTKGRGYDPVPVEYTGVPFIEAGTYVMECHLGMDTGIWNKRRYAARRDRIEEEEIAVIKRRNRMYDTKKMGCPAKVHIKRILRLPGFKIQHNTPAEREKNRKRIIDAVRGDIEAVNFQTEYYVLMPDLECHKFHTVDVVAGVLVTKGEGGYQHLSHIRHYLETGTHARAVPLHRKKSIRKSAKEFMMEDGLMYYRGKTGYERRFVPASEEEKLKAFNEAHILKSGQHFTKAETVRRLLENCYWTDLSEYAQENVDKCQVCSLHKVREADSKSSSAALQPNKVEDGLSGSEQYTHEVVEEDLGAAESMEDEIDERLLEGETTVSTIYEMSDGGSLVVMADDALDVEEAGQGTRRGHVTINVSCAD from the exons ATGCCCTGCAGATTCACTGCAAGGATGGAACCAACTCTCTTACATCCCAATATGCCTGCAGACCTTATCCCTCAGAGAGAAATGAACAATGCCATGGTACAAGAGGATGGTTATTTGCCACCAGTACCTCTGGCAGACATGAAGAAAATGCAAATTCTAGAAAAGATGAGTGAAAGTTGTGAGTCTCATCTGCCTCATCAAGATGGATATTTAAGAGTCCTTGACACTTATGAGAAGGTCCTCGAATTTATCTTAGCAGAAGAAAAGGCTACAGGAATGCATTTCATAGGTCACAGGAAGGAAGGGATTTTTGATAGACTAG GTAAAGATTTAAAGGCTTTTATAGGAGAAGGACGGAAGCATATAAGATACTGTGTCACAGGAGGAACAAAAGGAAGAGGTTATGATCCAATCCCAGTAGAATATACTGGTGTCCCATTTATTGAAGCTGGAACATATGTTATGGAGTGTCATATGGGCAATGACAGTGGATTGTGGATCAAAAAGCGATATGCAAAAAGAAGGGATATGTTAGAG AAAGAAAATAGTCAATGCGTTGTGAAGAGACGATCCAGGACACTAGAATCAAAGAAGACAGGCTGTCCAGCTAAGGTTCACATCAAAAGGATTCTAAGACTGCCAGAATTTAAG CTTGAGAAAAACACTGTCGCAGCAAAAGAGAAGAATCGCGCAAAGATCATGAAAGCCCTGAAAAGTGCATTGGAAAATGTTCAGTTTCAACAGGAGTACTATGTTCTCATGCCAGGCTTGGAGTGCCATCAGTACCacgctgctgatgttgtt GCTGGGGTGATGGTAAGCAAAACAAAGGATGGAGAATTACACTTGAACCAAATAAGAAACTATCTTGAAAACAGGACATACTTGTCTTCTGTTGCCCCTAATGAGAAGAAAAGCATCAGAGCTGCTGCTAAGACTTTCAGTATTGAAG GGTCGTTTATGTACTACATTGGTGAAGATGGCAGAGAAAAGCGAGTTGTATTGTACACACCCGTAGAGAAGCAGAAAGCCTTTGATGAATTTCATGTAGTACACAAGTCTGGGGAGCACTtag ATTGTACACAAACACTGCTTATGCTAAAACAGAAATATTACTGGATGAGTATGTCTGAAGATGTTGTTACAATG ATGCAGATGTGCCATATTTGTGAACTCAAGAAGGCCAGTTCTACTGATCATAGACCTATTACCATAAAAAGATACAAG AAAGCTGGCCACAGTAGAGAGTCAACCAGGGGAAGGCACAGAAAGCATGCATTAGCAAGAAGTGCTGTGCAAGAAAAGTATAGAATGAGGGTCAAGGTTGAAATACCCAGCACCGAGGAAGACAGTAAGAACTGTTTTCAGCATGACCTGCTTTCAGTACAAAAGCAGCTTTTATATGAATCAGAGGACAAGAAACACCTGAATTGTAGAGCTAAGCAGCATGATAAAGGTTCTTTGCAAACTTTATATACATTCCAAGAGGCTCTTCACTAcatcagagaagaagagaaagccacTGGCATGCATTATATTGGTCATCGAAAAGAAGGAGTCTTTGATAAAGATG GTCATGATCTAAAGGCAtttgtgagagagggaagaaaacacATCCGGTACTGCATCACTTTAGGTACAAAGGGACGGGGATATGATCCTGTCCCCGTAGAATACACAGGTGTTCCGTTCATTGAGGCAGGTACTTATGTCATGGAGTGCCACCTAGGAATGGATACTGGAATTTGGAACAAGAGGAGATATGCTGCACGAAGGGATAGGATAGAG GAAGAAGAAATTGCtgttataaaaagaagaaatagaatgtaTGACACTAAGAAAATGGGGTGTCCAGCTAAGGTACACATTAAGAGAATTCTTAGATTACCAGGTTTTAAG ATTCAACATAACACACCagctgaaagagaaaaaaatcgcaaGAGGATCATAGATGCAGTGAGAGGAGACATCGAGGCAGTTAATTTTCAGACAGAGTATTATGTTCTTATGCCAGACCTTGAATGCCACAAGTTCCATACTGTTGATGTTGTG GCAGGTGTGTTGGttacaaagggagaaggagggtaccAACACCTCAGTCATATTCGACATTATTTAGAGACTGGAACACATGCTCGTGCTGTGCCCCTCCATAGAAAAAAGAGTATAAGGAAATCTGCTAAGGAGTTTATGATGGAAG ATGGATTGATGTACTATCGAGGAAAGACTGGTTATGAAAGAAGATTTGTTCCTGCTTCTGAGGAAGAAAAGCTCAAGGCTTTTAATGAAGCTCATATTCTAAAGTCGGGCCAACATTTTA CAAAGGCTGAGACAGTGAGACGGCTTTTGGAAAACTGTTACTGGACTGACCTGAGTGAATATGCTCAAGAAAAT GTTGACAAATGCCAAGTATGTAGTCTCCACAAGGTCAGGGAAGCCGATTCGAAATCCAGCTCAGCAGCTCTGCAA